From a region of the Latilactobacillus sakei genome:
- a CDS encoding ABC transporter permease encodes MSKYLIKRIFYLVLTLFIVASVTFFMMKLMPGTPYTNQQKMSADQLRIMNEQYGLNKPLFQQYIIYLGGLLHGDFGTSFQFNNQPVANLIMTRLGPSLQIGAQAMLLGSVLGVLLGAVAAIRKNTWVDGVATFFSILGISIPNFVLAVLLQFFLAFKLQMFPIALWDGWSSSILPSLALAVAPLANTARFMRTEMVDVLSSDYIELAKAKGNSKWQTVAKHALRNSMIPVVTIIGPMAVNLMTGSLVVENIFSIPGIGEQFVKSIMTNDYPTIMGLTIFYSFLLTVIILVVDILYGIIDPRIRLSDGQGAR; translated from the coding sequence ATGAGTAAATATTTGATTAAACGGATTTTTTACCTAGTATTAACGCTATTCATTGTCGCTTCTGTGACGTTCTTCATGATGAAACTGATGCCTGGGACGCCATATACGAATCAACAAAAGATGAGCGCTGATCAATTAAGAATTATGAACGAACAATACGGTTTGAATAAGCCGCTGTTCCAACAATATATTATTTATCTAGGTGGTTTGTTGCACGGTGATTTTGGGACGTCTTTCCAATTTAATAATCAACCGGTTGCCAACCTCATCATGACGCGTTTAGGACCCTCACTTCAAATCGGGGCCCAAGCCATGCTTTTAGGGTCCGTTTTAGGAGTCTTATTAGGGGCAGTCGCGGCAATTCGCAAGAATACTTGGGTGGATGGCGTGGCGACGTTCTTTTCAATCTTGGGGATTTCAATTCCCAACTTCGTCTTAGCCGTTTTACTCCAATTCTTCTTAGCCTTCAAATTACAAATGTTCCCAATCGCCTTATGGGATGGTTGGTCATCTAGTATCCTACCATCGTTAGCGCTAGCAGTAGCGCCATTAGCTAATACAGCCCGCTTCATGCGGACTGAAATGGTCGATGTCTTAAGTAGTGATTACATCGAATTGGCTAAGGCCAAGGGGAACTCTAAATGGCAAACGGTTGCCAAACATGCGCTTCGTAATTCGATGATTCCGGTTGTGACAATCATCGGCCCAATGGCGGTCAACTTAATGACTGGTTCATTGGTTGTTGAAAATATCTTCTCAATTCCCGGTATTGGGGAACAATTTGTTAAATCAATCATGACCAATGATTATCCAACCATCATGGGCTTGACGATTTTCTACTCATTCTTATTAACCGTTATTATTTTAGTCGTTGATATTTTATACGGGATTATCGATCCGCGTATTCGATTGAGCGACGGTCAGGGGGCACGTTAA
- a CDS encoding ABC transporter ATP-binding protein, whose translation MANILEVNHLSIDFKTYAGDVHAIRDVSFNLKKGETLAIVGESGSGKSVTVRSVMGLLASNAHVKAGTVMYHGDDLLKKPEREMDAIRGSDISMIFQDPMTSLDPTMTIGKQVAEPLLVHKTMNKEDAMKRAQTVLELVGIPNAKERMKDYPHQFSGGQRQRIVIAIAIVDYPQILIADEPTTALDVTVQAQIIDLMKELQRKIETSIIFITHDLGVVAGIADRVAVMYAGKIIEYGLVDEVFYEPKHPYTWGLLNSMPTLETAGKLEAIPGTPPDLLDPPKGDAFAPRNPYALQIDVEEEPPFFEVSKTHFAATWLLHPDAPAVEPPAAIQALMKKHNVL comes from the coding sequence ATGGCAAATATTTTAGAAGTTAATCATTTAAGCATTGATTTTAAGACCTATGCAGGTGACGTCCATGCAATTCGGGATGTTAGTTTTAACCTTAAAAAAGGGGAAACGCTAGCCATTGTTGGTGAATCTGGTTCAGGTAAATCGGTAACCGTGCGTAGCGTTATGGGGTTGCTGGCCAGTAACGCCCACGTTAAAGCTGGGACCGTCATGTATCATGGCGATGATTTATTGAAAAAACCCGAACGTGAAATGGATGCGATTCGCGGGAGCGACATCTCGATGATCTTCCAAGATCCGATGACCTCGCTTGATCCAACCATGACAATCGGCAAACAAGTGGCAGAACCTTTATTGGTTCACAAAACGATGAACAAAGAAGATGCGATGAAACGGGCGCAAACCGTGTTAGAATTAGTCGGCATTCCGAACGCCAAAGAACGGATGAAAGATTATCCGCACCAATTTTCTGGTGGGCAGCGGCAACGGATTGTAATCGCAATTGCGATTGTTGATTATCCACAAATCTTGATTGCAGATGAACCAACAACTGCCTTAGATGTAACGGTGCAAGCGCAAATCATCGACTTGATGAAGGAACTACAACGTAAAATCGAAACGTCAATCATCTTTATCACCCATGATTTAGGCGTGGTGGCCGGGATTGCGGATCGAGTCGCGGTGATGTATGCCGGCAAGATTATCGAATACGGTTTGGTGGACGAAGTCTTTTATGAACCCAAACACCCATATACTTGGGGCTTATTAAATTCGATGCCCACACTCGAAACGGCGGGCAAGTTAGAGGCGATTCCGGGGACACCGCCAGATTTGTTGGACCCACCTAAAGGGGATGCTTTTGCCCCTCGGAATCCGTACGCACTGCAAATCGATGTGGAAGAAGAACCGCCATTCTTTGAAGTTTCCAAAACGCATTTTGCGGCAACTTGGTTATTGCATCCAGATGCACCAGCGGTTGAACCACCCGCAGCAATCCAAGCTTTGATGAAAAAACATAACGTGCTTTAA
- a CDS encoding DNA helicase RecG, protein MLSVLSLTDSVTVLTGVGPKRLTALNQLGIATISDLLYYFPFRYEDLKVKDLSEAVDQEKVTLKGTVVADPVVSRWGPGKTRLNVRLLINHDVIMVTFFNQPYLKDKFEAGVDIAVYGKWDARRNSLTGMKVLAVQSADNPSFAAIYSTNKNVRQGTLVKLIREAFDNYRNVIPDLIPADIRERYKLVSEVELIAGMHFPESYPEAKQARRTAIFHEFFLYQLQLQAIKQADRHVENGLALPYQNAALKEFIKTLPFDLTDAQKRVVNEICLDLKAPAHMNRLLQGDVGSGKTIVAAIAMFAAVTAGFQAALMVPTEILAEQHYQSLQKLYAPMNVTVGLLTGSTTAKERRTLLADIESGRINIIVGTHALIQDAVVYHKLGFAVIDEQHRFGVNQRRVLREKGLQPDMLAMTATPIPRTLAITAYGEMDVSTIDELPKGRIPIETSWVRSNQVEQALSFVQKQLADNSQVFAITPLIAESEQMDLKNAEEIYATLADRFEPQYHVALLHGKLKDDEKNRIMTAFSNNEIQLLVSTTVVEVGVDVPNATVMMIFDADRFGLAQLHQLRGRVGRGKKKAYCLLIADPKNQQGVDRMTIMTETTNGFVVAQKDLELRGPGEVFGDRQSGLPVFKVGDPVADFASLQVAQQEVQKIFTVDPTFSQPLYAPLKAYLAQQKQNYQTLD, encoded by the coding sequence GTGCTGTCAGTGTTAAGTTTAACGGATTCTGTGACTGTTTTAACGGGTGTTGGCCCGAAGCGTTTGACAGCCCTCAATCAATTAGGAATCGCAACAATCAGTGATTTATTGTATTATTTTCCATTTCGCTATGAGGACTTGAAGGTCAAGGATCTCTCAGAAGCGGTCGATCAGGAAAAGGTGACCTTAAAAGGAACGGTTGTCGCTGATCCAGTCGTCAGTCGTTGGGGGCCGGGGAAGACCCGCTTAAACGTTCGGTTATTGATTAATCACGATGTCATTATGGTGACCTTTTTCAATCAACCTTACTTGAAGGATAAATTTGAAGCGGGCGTGGATATTGCTGTTTATGGTAAATGGGACGCTAGACGGAATAGTTTAACCGGGATGAAGGTTTTAGCGGTTCAATCGGCGGATAATCCTTCTTTTGCGGCGATTTATTCCACCAATAAAAATGTGCGTCAAGGCACGCTCGTGAAATTAATCCGCGAAGCATTTGATAATTATCGCAATGTCATTCCGGATTTGATTCCGGCTGACATCCGCGAGCGGTATAAATTAGTTTCTGAAGTAGAGCTGATTGCCGGAATGCATTTTCCGGAAAGCTATCCAGAAGCCAAACAGGCGCGCCGGACTGCAATTTTCCACGAATTTTTCTTGTACCAACTGCAATTGCAGGCGATTAAACAAGCAGACCGCCACGTTGAAAATGGTTTAGCGCTACCTTACCAAAACGCAGCGCTTAAAGAATTTATTAAGACGTTACCGTTTGATTTAACGGATGCTCAAAAACGAGTGGTCAACGAGATTTGTTTGGACCTTAAGGCACCGGCGCATATGAACCGCCTTTTACAAGGGGATGTTGGGTCTGGGAAGACGATTGTCGCGGCGATTGCGATGTTTGCGGCGGTGACGGCCGGGTTCCAAGCGGCCTTAATGGTCCCGACCGAAATTTTGGCGGAACAACATTATCAGAGCCTGCAAAAGCTCTATGCACCAATGAATGTGACGGTTGGTTTATTGACCGGTTCGACAACGGCCAAGGAGCGGCGGACATTGTTGGCGGATATTGAATCTGGGCGGATCAATATCATTGTCGGCACGCACGCACTTATTCAAGATGCCGTCGTTTACCACAAGTTAGGTTTTGCCGTCATTGATGAGCAACATCGGTTTGGGGTTAATCAACGGCGTGTATTGCGTGAGAAAGGTTTACAGCCCGATATGCTGGCAATGACAGCGACACCGATTCCGCGGACCTTGGCAATTACCGCCTATGGCGAAATGGATGTTTCGACTATCGATGAATTGCCTAAAGGGCGGATTCCGATTGAAACCAGTTGGGTGCGGAGTAACCAAGTTGAACAAGCACTCTCGTTTGTCCAAAAACAATTAGCAGACAACTCGCAAGTTTTTGCGATTACGCCGTTAATTGCGGAATCGGAACAAATGGATCTCAAAAATGCGGAAGAAATCTACGCAACTTTGGCGGACCGGTTTGAGCCACAGTACCATGTGGCGCTATTACACGGTAAGTTGAAGGATGACGAGAAAAATCGGATTATGACGGCTTTTTCAAATAATGAGATTCAACTACTGGTTTCAACGACCGTTGTTGAAGTCGGGGTCGATGTGCCTAATGCGACCGTGATGATGATCTTTGATGCTGACCGGTTTGGCTTAGCCCAACTCCATCAATTGCGTGGCCGGGTTGGCCGGGGCAAGAAAAAGGCCTATTGTCTATTGATTGCTGATCCTAAGAATCAACAAGGTGTGGACCGAATGACGATTATGACCGAAACGACCAACGGTTTTGTCGTCGCGCAAAAGGATTTGGAGTTGCGAGGTCCCGGTGAGGTCTTTGGTGATCGCCAATCAGGATTACCAGTTTTCAAGGTTGGTGATCCAGTGGCTGATTTTGCCAGTTTACAGGTCGCCCAACAAGAAGTTCAAAAAATATTTACGGTTGATCCTACTTTTAGCCAACCGTTGTATGCGCCTTTAAAAGCGTACCTCGCACAGCAAAAACAAAACTATCAAACATTAGATTAA
- the acpP gene encoding acyl carrier protein gives MSEQEIFDKIAAIIADRFELTQDQVTNELNFKADLDADSIDIVEFVLELEDTFGAEIPDEEAEKIATVADAVAYIKAKTK, from the coding sequence ATGAGTGAACAAGAAATCTTTGATAAGATTGCAGCAATTATTGCTGACCGATTTGAATTGACCCAAGACCAGGTCACAAATGAATTGAATTTTAAGGCAGATCTTGATGCTGATTCAATTGATATTGTTGAGTTCGTCTTAGAATTGGAAGACACATTTGGTGCCGAGATTCCAGATGAAGAAGCTGAAAAAATCGCAACAGTGGCTGATGCCGTTGCATACATTAAAGCGAAGACCAAATAA
- a CDS encoding phosphate acyltransferase PlsX, protein MKVAVDAMGGDFAPQSVIEGVLQARSEFTDLDFILYGDQAQIEPLIDDMTRLTIVHTTEKIASDDEPVRAIRRKKQASMVLAAQAVKDGQADALFSLGNTGALLAAGLFIIGRVKGIDRPGLMPTLPSINSDEGFNMLDVGANAEAKPEHLHQYGLMGNFYAKDVRGIENPRIALLNNGTEATKGDELHKATYQLLADDPDLNFVGNVEANDLLKGVADVVVTDGFTGNATLKAIEGTATIVMSQVKHAIMDAGIKEKIGGLLLKGSVGGIKEKFDTSVYGGAVLLGLKAPVIKAHGAADARTVYYTVKQIHAMLANQTVQKVIDYFSNQATQKNSD, encoded by the coding sequence ATGAAAGTAGCAGTTGATGCAATGGGCGGCGATTTCGCGCCTCAATCAGTAATTGAAGGGGTTTTACAAGCGCGTTCAGAATTTACGGACTTAGATTTTATTCTATACGGTGATCAAGCACAGATTGAACCCTTAATCGATGATATGACGCGGTTAACAATTGTGCATACCACAGAAAAGATTGCGAGTGATGATGAACCAGTCCGCGCTATTCGCCGTAAGAAGCAGGCCTCAATGGTTTTAGCGGCTCAAGCAGTTAAAGATGGCCAAGCAGATGCACTCTTCTCATTAGGGAATACAGGGGCCTTATTAGCAGCCGGTTTATTTATTATTGGTCGAGTAAAAGGGATTGATCGCCCAGGCTTAATGCCAACCTTACCATCGATTAATTCTGATGAAGGGTTCAATATGTTAGATGTGGGGGCCAATGCTGAAGCTAAGCCAGAACACTTGCATCAATACGGGTTAATGGGTAATTTCTATGCTAAAGACGTTCGGGGCATCGAAAATCCGCGAATTGCTTTGTTAAACAATGGGACAGAAGCGACTAAGGGTGACGAATTGCATAAGGCAACGTACCAACTTTTAGCGGATGATCCAGATTTGAACTTTGTCGGGAACGTTGAAGCTAACGATTTGTTAAAAGGTGTTGCCGATGTTGTTGTGACAGATGGTTTTACCGGGAATGCCACGTTAAAAGCAATCGAAGGCACTGCTACAATCGTTATGTCGCAAGTGAAACACGCCATTATGGATGCTGGGATTAAAGAAAAAATTGGTGGGCTATTATTAAAAGGGAGCGTCGGTGGTATCAAGGAAAAATTTGATACCTCAGTTTATGGCGGAGCCGTTTTACTTGGTTTGAAAGCACCGGTTATCAAGGCACACGGGGCTGCCGATGCACGTACGGTTTACTATACGGTTAAACAAATCCATGCGATGTTGGCCAATCAAACCGTTCAAAAAGTCATCGATTATTTCAGTAATCAAGCAACACAAAAGAATTCTGATTAA
- a CDS encoding ABC transporter permease — translation MADAKLTAGSFKPLNQDTHEEQEKISAPSLTFMQDAIRRLKQNKVAVVSLFVLLIIIVAAALAPVIAPHNPNTQNVAYANLPPKIGDGQIPGFKGEMDVSGVKVDKYQQAGVPKGKYFILGTDYLGRDLFSRILYGTRLSLLIGVLATLVDLLIGIPYGIISGWRGGRIDTFMQRFIEIISSIPNLIVVVLMMLILRPGLLSIVIAIGFTGWITMARLIRAQTFQLKEQEFVLAARTLGETPFKIAMKHLVPNLSSTIIIQTMFTIPSAIFFEAFLSFIGIGIPAPNASLGTLLSDGQKAFRFLPYQMWYPAAVLCVIMIAVNLLADGLRDAFDPKS, via the coding sequence ATGGCAGATGCGAAGCTAACAGCAGGATCTTTTAAACCACTTAATCAAGATACACATGAAGAACAAGAAAAAATTAGTGCACCCTCATTAACGTTTATGCAAGACGCAATTCGGCGCTTGAAGCAAAATAAGGTGGCGGTGGTCTCATTATTCGTACTGTTGATCATCATTGTCGCAGCCGCGTTGGCGCCCGTAATTGCACCACACAATCCCAATACGCAAAATGTGGCGTATGCCAACCTCCCCCCTAAAATTGGTGACGGTCAAATCCCAGGCTTTAAAGGTGAGATGGATGTTTCCGGCGTTAAAGTTGATAAATATCAACAAGCTGGTGTGCCTAAAGGCAAGTATTTCATTTTAGGGACTGATTACCTCGGCCGGGATTTATTCTCACGAATTCTTTATGGGACCCGTTTATCCTTATTAATCGGGGTCCTAGCGACGCTCGTTGATTTGTTGATCGGGATTCCATACGGGATTATTTCCGGTTGGCGGGGCGGTCGGATTGATACGTTCATGCAACGGTTTATTGAAATTATCTCATCAATTCCCAACTTAATTGTTGTGGTGCTGATGATGTTAATTCTACGACCAGGACTTTTATCAATCGTCATTGCGATCGGTTTTACTGGCTGGATTACGATGGCCCGCCTGATTCGGGCGCAGACCTTCCAACTAAAGGAGCAAGAATTTGTGCTCGCTGCTAGAACGTTAGGGGAGACACCGTTCAAGATTGCGATGAAACATTTAGTACCTAACTTATCATCAACGATTATTATTCAAACGATGTTTACCATTCCGAGTGCGATCTTCTTCGAAGCATTCTTAAGTTTTATTGGGATTGGGATTCCTGCACCTAACGCATCGCTAGGGACTTTATTATCTGATGGGCAAAAAGCCTTCCGGTTCTTACCCTATCAAATGTGGTACCCAGCAGCCGTCTTATGTGTCATCATGATTGCCGTCAACTTACTAGCAGACGGACTAAGAGACGCATTTGATCCAAAATCATAA
- a CDS encoding peptide ABC transporter substrate-binding protein: MRREKGLVLGVTTVAITLLLAACGSSGSKNASSTDTVSFSTTDVISTMDPALNTDVIGAQALTDTMEGLYRYEGKTIKPAIATKVVKPTNNGLTYTFPLRKDAKWSNGKAVTAEDFVYAWRRVVDPKVGSQYAYIYEGIENAAAITSGKQPVSSLGVVAKDKHTLQVTLEKPIPYFSQLMTSSTFFPVYPDAVKKAGKSYGTNAKTLVFNGPYKLSGWNGPDSAWKEVKNTNYWNAKAVKVKTLKYQVVKDPSTALNLFQSNKLDRTNISGDTAKQMKNDSHYSTQQQAATFYMQVNQAKNPIFKNAKIRQAISMTINRKELVNQVLGDGSAPVASLTPKGMSFDPTTKKDFTSELSAEGKKHATYNPKEATKLWKEGLAETGQTGKTFNYTLLGDDTDTAKKQAEYLQDTLEKNLPGLKVTLANVPFKTRLTRSDNGDFDMVVSAWNADFPDPITFLDLFVTGGDNNNGKWSNPEFDAQIKASKTENANNDKARWQNLIKAQDIMNKESGVIPLYQSGRAYLTNSSVKGLDYGPSGSYNNVSLYLKK, from the coding sequence ATGAGACGAGAAAAGGGTTTAGTATTAGGTGTAACGACGGTGGCGATAACATTATTATTGGCAGCGTGTGGTTCCTCAGGTAGCAAGAATGCAAGTTCAACAGATACGGTTAGTTTTTCAACAACCGATGTGATTTCAACAATGGATCCTGCATTGAACACCGACGTGATTGGGGCGCAGGCGTTAACGGACACGATGGAAGGTCTTTACCGTTATGAAGGGAAGACCATTAAACCAGCGATTGCGACGAAAGTGGTTAAACCAACGAATAATGGCTTAACATATACTTTCCCATTACGTAAAGACGCGAAATGGAGTAACGGCAAGGCTGTGACAGCGGAAGATTTCGTCTATGCATGGCGCCGAGTTGTTGATCCCAAGGTTGGCTCACAATATGCTTACATTTATGAAGGCATTGAAAATGCAGCCGCCATTACTTCAGGTAAACAACCCGTTAGTTCATTAGGGGTAGTTGCTAAGGATAAACATACATTACAAGTTACTTTAGAAAAACCAATTCCATACTTCAGTCAATTAATGACCAGTTCGACATTCTTCCCAGTCTATCCAGATGCTGTTAAGAAAGCGGGTAAGAGTTACGGGACAAATGCTAAGACATTAGTCTTCAACGGCCCTTACAAGTTATCTGGTTGGAACGGCCCAGATAGTGCTTGGAAAGAAGTTAAAAATACTAACTACTGGAACGCTAAAGCGGTTAAAGTGAAAACTTTGAAATACCAAGTGGTTAAAGATCCTTCAACTGCTTTGAACTTATTCCAAAGTAATAAGCTTGATCGCACAAATATCAGTGGCGATACTGCTAAACAAATGAAGAATGATTCTCATTATTCAACCCAACAACAAGCTGCTACATTCTATATGCAAGTTAACCAAGCTAAGAACCCAATCTTCAAGAATGCCAAGATCAGACAGGCAATCTCAATGACGATTAACCGTAAAGAGTTGGTTAACCAAGTGTTAGGTGACGGTTCTGCACCAGTAGCTTCATTAACGCCAAAAGGGATGAGTTTTGACCCAACGACTAAAAAAGATTTCACGAGTGAATTAAGCGCTGAGGGTAAAAAACATGCAACATATAATCCTAAAGAAGCAACGAAGCTTTGGAAGGAAGGCTTAGCTGAAACCGGTCAAACGGGTAAGACGTTTAACTACACATTATTAGGTGATGATACGGATACTGCTAAGAAACAAGCAGAATATCTTCAAGATACGCTTGAAAAGAACTTACCTGGTTTGAAGGTGACACTTGCCAACGTACCATTTAAGACACGTTTAACACGTTCGGATAACGGTGATTTCGACATGGTTGTCAGTGCTTGGAATGCTGATTTCCCAGACCCAATTACATTCTTAGACTTATTCGTGACTGGTGGTGACAATAATAACGGTAAGTGGAGTAATCCTGAATTCGATGCTCAAATCAAAGCAAGTAAAACAGAAAATGCCAATAACGATAAAGCAAGATGGCAAAATCTCATCAAAGCCCAAGATATTATGAATAAAGAATCTGGTGTCATTCCATTGTATCAATCAGGACGTGCGTACCTCACTAACTCAAGCGTCAAAGGGTTAGATTACGGTCCTTCTGGAAGTTACAATAATGTCTCACTTTATTTAAAAAAATAA